The following coding sequences lie in one Allochromatium vinosum DSM 180 genomic window:
- the xseA gene encoding exodeoxyribonuclease VII large subunit, which yields MEFSRDIHSVSRLVSEARAVLETGFPRLWVRGEISNLAQPGSGHLYFSLKDAGAQVRCALWRSKRQRLAFGLANGQQVLARAQVSLYEPRGEFQLLIEHLEPDGEGALRLAFEQLKQRLAAEGLFEAALKRPLPPFPRQVGLITSPSGAAVRDLITVLGRRFPALPVLIYPAQVQGESAPESLIAALELANVRAECDVLILARGGGSLEDLNAFNDERLARAVRASRIPVVSGVGHEIDVTIADLVADQRAATPSAAAELVAPSGAHLRERVATLSNRLIAAQRRRLDAARQRLNASRRHLSLLHPSARLQQQAQRLDRAEWRLRTLIANRISEARRRLQPLVERLERQAPAHRIERARCQLEALERRLHRAQYELLTHRRERLWRAVAGLEARSPLGTLSRGYAILTRLPEGEIVRDPAQVAPGDRLQIRVAGGRIEAVARPSAPALD from the coding sequence ATGGAATTCTCACGCGACATCCACAGCGTTTCGCGCCTCGTCAGCGAAGCGCGTGCCGTACTCGAGACCGGCTTTCCGCGGCTCTGGGTGCGCGGCGAGATCTCGAATCTGGCCCAGCCCGGCTCGGGGCATCTCTATTTCAGTCTCAAGGATGCCGGGGCGCAGGTGCGGTGCGCGCTGTGGCGTTCCAAGCGCCAGCGGCTCGCCTTCGGTCTGGCCAACGGGCAGCAGGTGCTGGCGCGCGCGCAGGTTTCACTGTATGAGCCCAGAGGCGAGTTCCAGCTCCTCATCGAGCATCTGGAGCCGGATGGCGAGGGTGCGCTGCGACTGGCGTTCGAGCAGCTCAAGCAGCGGCTCGCCGCCGAAGGGTTGTTCGAGGCGGCGCTGAAGCGTCCGCTGCCGCCCTTTCCGCGTCAGGTCGGACTCATCACCTCGCCGAGCGGCGCGGCGGTGCGCGATCTGATCACGGTACTCGGACGGCGCTTCCCGGCGCTGCCGGTGCTGATCTATCCGGCGCAGGTCCAGGGCGAGTCGGCGCCCGAGTCGCTGATCGCCGCACTCGAACTGGCCAACGTGCGCGCCGAATGCGATGTGCTGATCCTGGCGCGCGGCGGCGGCTCGCTGGAGGATCTCAACGCCTTCAACGACGAGCGGCTGGCGCGTGCCGTCCGGGCGTCCCGAATTCCGGTCGTCAGCGGCGTCGGACACGAGATCGACGTCACCATCGCTGATCTGGTCGCCGACCAGCGCGCGGCCACGCCTTCGGCGGCGGCCGAGCTGGTGGCGCCCTCGGGCGCGCATCTGCGCGAGCGCGTCGCGACACTCTCCAATCGGCTGATCGCCGCCCAGCGGCGGCGACTCGACGCGGCTCGCCAGCGTCTGAACGCGAGCCGGCGCCATCTGAGTCTGCTGCACCCGTCCGCACGGCTCCAGCAACAGGCCCAGCGGCTGGATCGCGCCGAGTGGCGACTGCGCACGCTCATCGCCAATCGGATCAGCGAGGCCCGCCGACGTCTGCAACCGCTCGTCGAGCGACTGGAACGTCAGGCGCCCGCACATCGGATCGAACGCGCACGCTGCCAACTGGAGGCACTGGAACGCCGTCTGCACCGCGCTCAGTACGAGCTGCTGACACATCGGCGCGAACGGCTGTGGCGCGCCGTCGCCGGACTGGAGGCACGCAGTCCGCTGGGCACCCTGAGCCGTGGCTATGCCATCCTGACCCGCTTGCCCGAGGGCGAGATCGTCCGCGATCCGGCTCAGGTCGCGCCGGGCGATCGGCTCCAGATCCGGGTGGCCGGCGGACGCATCGAAGCGGTGGCGCGTCCGAGCGCTCCCGCCCTCGATTGA
- a CDS encoding YMGG-like glycine zipper-containing protein: MKIITLTIPITLSLFLMGCQTTTANRTGTGAAMGAVGGAAIGSLSGDAGKGALIGAGAGALGGYLYDQQKKQEEQNYYYQQQQRQYQQPYQRQYRD; encoded by the coding sequence ATGAAAATCATCACCTTGACCATACCGATCACCCTGAGTCTGTTTTTGATGGGCTGCCAAACGACGACAGCAAACCGAACCGGCACTGGCGCCGCCATGGGCGCGGTGGGTGGAGCCGCGATCGGCTCGCTGAGTGGAGATGCCGGCAAGGGCGCGCTGATCGGAGCCGGCGCCGGCGCGCTGGGCGGCTATCTCTATGATCAGCAGAAAAAGCAGGAAGAACAGAACTACTACTACCAGCAACAACAACGACAGTATCAGCAACCCTATCAACGCCAATACCGCGACTGA
- a CDS encoding ATP-binding cassette domain-containing protein: MLQLKDLSFRRGPNRLLEASTLTIYPGWRVGLVGANGCGKSSLFALLRDELHADTGEVVIPAGWEIAHVAQHTPDTDRPAIEFALDGDRELRRLQSELAEAEAAGEGLRQAELHGRLESIGAYEAESRAARLLHGLGFAPGDERRPVNSYSGGWRMRLALARTLMCRSDLLLLDEPTNHLDLDAVIWLEGWLKAYPGTLLLISHDRDFLDAVVGHTLHLEHQRLTLYTGNYSAFERQRAERLAQQQAAYVRQQREIAHMHSFVERFRAKATKARQAQSRLKALERLELIAPAHIDSPFRFGFEPAENLPRPLLRLDEAVAGYGERPILDGVGFSLDPGDRIGLLGRNGAGKSTLIKLLAGTLPLQSGRCERAQDLRIGYFAQHQLDQLRPDDSPLAHLRRLDPQATEQALRDYLGGFGFAGDRALEPVAPLSGGEKARLVLALIIRQRPNLLLLDEPTNHLDLEMRQALAEALQEFDGALVLVSHDRHLLRVTSDDLWLVDGGAVRPFDGDLDDYPAWLAGRQFQDEQKGSTAGPSERGGERKQQRRQAAEARKALQPLRTREKTLERRLGELGERRAALEQELTAPELYEPAAKDRLLTLLAEQRQLQADLDATETAWLEVCEAIEQFQTDDA, encoded by the coding sequence ATGCTGCAACTGAAAGACCTGAGTTTCCGTCGCGGCCCCAATCGGCTGCTCGAAGCATCCACACTCACCATCTATCCGGGCTGGAGGGTCGGTCTGGTCGGGGCCAACGGCTGCGGCAAGTCGAGCCTGTTCGCCCTGCTGCGCGATGAGCTGCACGCCGACACGGGCGAGGTCGTGATCCCGGCCGGCTGGGAGATCGCCCATGTCGCCCAGCACACCCCGGACACCGACCGCCCGGCGATCGAGTTCGCGCTCGACGGCGATCGCGAACTGCGCCGGCTCCAGTCCGAGCTGGCCGAGGCCGAAGCGGCCGGCGAGGGTCTGCGTCAGGCCGAGCTGCACGGACGGCTGGAGTCGATCGGCGCCTATGAGGCCGAGAGCCGGGCCGCGCGGCTGCTGCACGGTCTGGGCTTTGCGCCCGGCGACGAACGGCGTCCGGTCAACAGCTATTCGGGCGGCTGGCGGATGCGTCTGGCTCTGGCCCGCACCCTCATGTGCCGCTCCGATCTGCTGCTCCTCGACGAGCCGACCAACCATCTGGATCTCGACGCCGTCATCTGGCTCGAAGGCTGGCTCAAAGCCTATCCCGGCACCCTGCTCCTGATCTCGCACGACCGCGATTTCCTCGATGCGGTGGTCGGCCACACCCTGCATCTGGAACACCAGCGTCTGACGCTCTACACGGGCAACTACTCGGCCTTCGAGCGCCAGCGCGCCGAGCGTCTGGCCCAGCAGCAGGCGGCCTATGTGCGCCAGCAGCGCGAGATCGCCCACATGCACAGCTTCGTCGAGCGCTTCCGCGCCAAGGCGACCAAGGCGCGTCAGGCCCAGAGCCGTCTGAAAGCCCTGGAACGCCTGGAGCTGATCGCCCCGGCCCATATCGACTCGCCTTTCCGCTTCGGCTTCGAGCCGGCCGAGAACCTGCCGCGCCCGTTGCTGCGGCTCGATGAGGCCGTGGCCGGCTATGGCGAACGGCCGATTCTCGATGGAGTCGGATTCAGTCTCGACCCCGGCGACCGCATCGGCCTGCTCGGACGCAACGGCGCCGGCAAGTCGACGCTCATCAAGCTGCTGGCCGGCACCCTGCCGCTTCAGTCCGGACGCTGCGAGCGCGCCCAGGATCTGCGGATCGGCTATTTCGCCCAGCATCAGCTCGATCAACTGCGTCCCGACGACAGCCCGCTCGCCCATCTGCGCCGTCTCGACCCGCAGGCGACCGAACAGGCATTGCGCGACTATCTCGGCGGCTTCGGCTTCGCCGGCGATCGCGCCCTGGAGCCGGTCGCGCCGCTCTCGGGCGGCGAGAAGGCCCGTTTGGTGCTCGCCCTCATCATCCGCCAGCGGCCCAATCTGCTGCTCTTGGACGAGCCGACCAACCATCTGGATCTGGAGATGCGTCAGGCGCTGGCCGAGGCGCTCCAGGAATTCGATGGGGCACTGGTGCTGGTCTCGCACGATCGCCATCTGTTGCGCGTCACCAGCGATGATCTGTGGCTGGTCGACGGCGGTGCGGTGCGTCCGTTCGACGGTGATCTCGACGACTACCCGGCCTGGCTCGCCGGGCGTCAGTTCCAGGACGAGCAGAAGGGGTCGACAGCAGGCCCGAGCGAACGCGGCGGTGAACGCAAGCAGCAGCGCCGTCAGGCCGCCGAGGCGCGCAAGGCGCTGCAACCCCTGCGCACGCGCGAGAAGACGCTGGAGCGACGACTCGGCGAGCTGGGCGAGCGCCGCGCCGCGCTGGAACAGGAACTGACCGCACCCGAACTCTACGAACCGGCGGCCAAGGATCGCCTGCTGACGCTCCTGGCCGAGCAACGCCAGCTCCAGGCCGACCTGGACGCCACCGAAACGGCCTGGCTGGAGGTGTGCGAGGCCATCGAGCAATTCCAGACCGACGATGCCTGA
- a CDS encoding DUF2939 domain-containing protein: MPETGARRRTFALHWNRPHWPWLERFWLGTRHRLTNAAILLLVLTLCYGVWPYGTLWRLEHAVLAGDQATVAALVDLDAVRDEIARRLDKDQDSLITAVSDAFIDWLEAGLRQHGVDVLQRLVTLDWVREQFLLIPTLQGPGLWASISEIFFSAPDDLRVRIERAPLAPPLNLRLQLEGLAWRVTLIHD; this comes from the coding sequence ATGCCTGAAACTGGAGCGCGCCGGCGGACCTTCGCCCTGCACTGGAATCGACCGCACTGGCCCTGGCTGGAGCGGTTCTGGCTAGGCACGCGCCACAGGCTCACGAATGCCGCGATCCTGCTCCTGGTCTTGACGCTGTGCTATGGCGTCTGGCCCTATGGCACGCTCTGGCGCCTGGAGCACGCGGTCCTGGCCGGCGATCAGGCCACGGTCGCCGCCCTGGTGGATCTGGATGCGGTGCGCGACGAGATCGCCCGCCGGCTCGACAAGGATCAGGACAGCCTCATCACGGCGGTCTCGGACGCCTTCATCGACTGGCTGGAGGCCGGGCTCCGTCAGCATGGCGTCGACGTGCTCCAGCGGCTGGTGACGCTCGATTGGGTGCGCGAACAGTTCCTGCTGATCCCAACGCTCCAGGGGCCGGGACTCTGGGCGTCGATCTCGGAGATCTTCTTCAGCGCCCCGGACGACCTGCGGGTTCGGATCGAGCGCGCGCCCCTGGCGCCGCCGCTCAACCTGAGACTCCAACTCGAAGGGCTTGCCTGGCGAGTCACCCTGATCCACGACTGA
- a CDS encoding glycogen/starch/alpha-glucan phosphorylase translates to MSSSTKLIQNCPNESTFDLPPLSLDPEGIAHDFRHYYVHTFGRDRDCLSAYYPYRALATTLRDRLMERWKTTRQAYDKTGCKRAYYLSLEFLMGRALSNATFNLDLDEAVARGLHTLGLELEEIASTEPDPGLGNGGLGRLAACFLDSCATLQLPVRGYGLRYEYGMFRQTIENGAQVEEPDHWLREGNPWEIERPEFTQRIQFGGHTETHRDQNGRIVVSWVDTHDVLAVPYDVPVPGYRNDTVNTLRLWKAAATDEFDLDEFNAGSYTESVAQKNAAEHITMVLYPNDASENGKELRLRQQYFLASASLKDVLRDWIRLHGQDFSRFADLNCFQLNDTHPAVSVAELMRQLMDEHHLEWHDAWDITRRTMAYTNHTLLPEALERWPVRLFRQLLPRILEIIFEINARFLAEVALRWPGDVDRQRRMSLIEEGHDPQVRMAYLAIVGSFSVNGVAALHSQLLVEGLFRDFHELWPEKFNNKTNGVTPRRWLAMCNPGLRDLLDETIGTGWTRDLEQLSRLAPYAEDAAFRARWHAIKQANKARLVEQIAGICKVEFPLEAMFDVQVKRIHEYKRQLLNVLHVIHLYNRIKRGDTANWTPRCVLIGGKAAPGYFMAKQIIKLINHVARVVNMDPATAGLLRVAFVPDYRVSLMEVIAPGTDLSEQISTAGKEASGTGNMKFMMNGAVTIGTLDGANIEIREQVGADNFFLFGLTAAGVESLRGHYDPNAIIASDPALWDVMNLLESGHFNQFENGVFDSVILSIRNPHDPWMTAADFRSYVEAQERAAAAYRDREHWLRMSILNSAHSGRFSSDRTIAEYNSDIWHLETVAPKR, encoded by the coding sequence ATGTCTTCATCGACCAAGCTCATCCAGAACTGTCCCAACGAATCGACCTTCGATCTGCCGCCCCTGTCGCTCGATCCCGAGGGGATCGCGCACGACTTCAGGCACTATTACGTCCACACCTTCGGGCGCGACCGTGACTGCCTGTCGGCCTACTACCCCTATCGGGCGCTGGCCACCACCCTGCGCGACCGGCTGATGGAGCGCTGGAAGACGACGCGTCAGGCCTATGACAAGACCGGCTGCAAGCGCGCCTACTATCTGTCGCTGGAATTCCTGATGGGTCGGGCGCTGTCCAACGCCACCTTCAACCTGGATCTGGACGAGGCCGTGGCGCGTGGTCTGCACACCCTGGGGCTGGAGCTGGAGGAGATCGCCTCCACCGAACCCGATCCGGGGCTGGGCAACGGCGGCCTGGGCCGGCTCGCCGCCTGCTTCCTCGACTCCTGCGCCACACTGCAACTGCCGGTGCGCGGCTACGGGTTGCGCTACGAATACGGCATGTTCCGCCAGACGATCGAGAACGGCGCTCAGGTCGAGGAACCGGACCACTGGTTGCGCGAGGGCAATCCCTGGGAGATCGAGCGCCCCGAGTTCACCCAGCGCATCCAGTTCGGCGGCCACACCGAGACCCATCGCGATCAGAACGGACGTATCGTCGTGAGCTGGGTCGACACCCATGACGTGCTGGCCGTACCCTATGACGTCCCGGTGCCCGGCTATCGCAACGACACCGTCAACACCCTGCGGCTGTGGAAGGCGGCGGCGACCGACGAGTTCGATCTCGACGAGTTCAACGCCGGCAGTTACACCGAATCCGTGGCGCAGAAGAACGCCGCCGAGCACATCACCATGGTGCTCTACCCCAATGATGCCAGCGAGAACGGCAAGGAACTGCGGCTGCGTCAGCAGTACTTCCTGGCCAGCGCCAGCCTCAAGGACGTGCTGCGCGACTGGATCCGGCTGCACGGACAGGACTTCAGCCGCTTTGCCGACCTGAACTGCTTCCAGCTCAACGACACCCATCCGGCGGTGTCGGTGGCCGAACTCATGCGCCAGCTCATGGACGAGCATCATCTGGAATGGCACGACGCCTGGGACATCACCCGCCGCACCATGGCCTACACCAACCACACCCTCCTGCCCGAGGCGCTGGAGCGCTGGCCGGTACGGCTGTTCCGCCAGCTCCTGCCGCGCATCCTGGAGATCATCTTCGAGATCAACGCCCGCTTCCTCGCCGAGGTGGCGCTGCGCTGGCCGGGCGACGTGGACCGTCAGCGGCGCATGTCGCTGATCGAGGAAGGACACGACCCCCAGGTGCGCATGGCCTATCTGGCGATCGTCGGCAGCTTCTCGGTCAATGGCGTGGCCGCGCTGCACTCACAACTGCTGGTCGAGGGACTGTTCCGCGACTTCCACGAACTCTGGCCCGAGAAGTTCAACAACAAGACCAATGGGGTCACTCCACGCCGTTGGCTGGCCATGTGCAATCCCGGTCTGCGCGACCTGCTCGACGAGACCATCGGCACAGGTTGGACGCGCGACCTGGAACAGTTGTCGCGTCTGGCGCCCTATGCCGAGGACGCCGCTTTCCGCGCGCGCTGGCACGCGATCAAGCAGGCCAACAAGGCCCGGCTCGTCGAGCAGATCGCCGGGATCTGCAAGGTCGAGTTCCCGCTGGAGGCCATGTTCGACGTCCAGGTCAAGCGTATCCACGAATACAAGCGTCAGCTGCTCAACGTCCTGCACGTCATCCATCTCTACAACCGCATCAAGCGCGGTGACACGGCCAACTGGACGCCGCGCTGCGTGCTGATCGGCGGCAAGGCGGCGCCCGGCTATTTCATGGCCAAGCAGATCATCAAGCTGATCAACCATGTCGCGCGCGTCGTCAACATGGACCCGGCGACCGCCGGTCTGCTGCGCGTGGCCTTCGTGCCCGATTATCGGGTGTCGCTGATGGAGGTGATCGCTCCGGGAACGGATCTGTCGGAGCAGATTTCGACCGCCGGCAAGGAGGCCTCGGGCACCGGCAACATGAAGTTCATGATGAACGGTGCCGTGACCATCGGCACGCTCGACGGGGCCAATATCGAGATCCGCGAACAGGTCGGCGCAGACAACTTCTTCCTGTTCGGCCTGACGGCAGCGGGTGTGGAGTCACTGCGCGGTCACTATGACCCCAATGCCATCATCGCCAGTGATCCGGCGTTGTGGGATGTGATGAACCTGCTCGAATCCGGGCATTTCAACCAGTTCGAGAACGGGGTCTTCGACTCGGTCATCCTCTCGATCCGCAATCCGCACGACCCCTGGATGACGGCAGCCGACTTCAGGAGCTATGTCGAGGCCCAGGAGCGCGCGGCAGCGGCCTATCGCGACCGCGAACACTGGTTGCGCATGAGTATCCTCAACAGCGCGCACAGCGGGCGGTTCTCGTCGGATCGCACCATCGCCGAGTACAACAGCGACATCTGGCATCTGGAGACGGTAGCGCCGAAGCGTTAA
- a CDS encoding 2-dehydropantoate 2-reductase — translation MSSSTPLRFTILGTGALGGFYGSRLLLGGATVRFIAHSDVDWIRAQGLRVDSPLGDRLHHPVEVYADSDPIPPSDVVCIGLKTTRNARLPELLAPLVGEGTVILNWQNGLTLEDELAARFPQAVVIAGLCFLCSNKVGPGHIVHLDYGRVSLAALDERGVDWLPRLQAAFGAGGIETDVQPSLSAARWRKLAWNIPFNGLSVLLDRNTDAIMADPEARALAERLMHEVAEGAAACGVPFDPDFIPKLLATTERMAPYAPSMRLDFLGKRALEIEYMYRRPLREAAVQGVRMPGVETIASQLSILDRANRGV, via the coding sequence ATGTCTTCCTCCACCCCCCTCCGCTTCACCATCCTGGGTACGGGCGCGCTTGGCGGCTTTTATGGTTCTCGGCTACTCCTGGGCGGCGCGACCGTGCGTTTCATTGCGCACAGCGATGTCGACTGGATTCGCGCACAGGGCCTGCGCGTCGACTCACCGCTCGGCGACCGACTGCATCATCCGGTCGAGGTCTATGCCGACTCGGACCCGATCCCGCCGAGCGACGTGGTCTGTATTGGACTCAAGACGACCCGGAATGCCCGGTTGCCCGAACTGCTGGCACCGCTGGTGGGCGAGGGCACGGTCATTCTGAACTGGCAGAATGGTTTGACGCTGGAGGACGAACTGGCCGCGCGTTTTCCCCAGGCCGTCGTGATCGCCGGACTCTGTTTTCTGTGCTCCAACAAGGTCGGGCCAGGACATATCGTGCATCTGGACTATGGCCGCGTCAGTCTGGCGGCGCTGGACGAACGCGGGGTCGACTGGCTGCCACGGCTGCAGGCCGCCTTCGGTGCCGGCGGCATCGAGACGGATGTCCAGCCCTCGCTGTCGGCGGCACGCTGGCGCAAGCTGGCCTGGAACATCCCGTTCAATGGTCTGTCGGTGCTGCTCGATCGCAACACCGACGCGATCATGGCCGATCCCGAGGCGCGCGCGCTGGCCGAGCGGCTGATGCACGAGGTCGCCGAGGGGGCGGCCGCCTGTGGTGTCCCTTTCGATCCGGACTTCATCCCCAAGCTGCTGGCGACCACCGAGCGCATGGCGCCCTATGCGCCGAGCATGCGGCTGGATTTCCTGGGCAAGCGCGCGCTGGAGATCGAGTACATGTACCGCCGTCCCTTGCGCGAGGCGGCGGTACAGGGCGTGCGGATGCCGGGCGTGGAGACCATCGCCAGTCAGCTGAGCATCCTCGATCGGGCGAATCGAGGCGTTTGA